Genomic window (Phycisphaeraceae bacterium):
GTTCACCTTCACCCACCCAAACCCGAAGCGGCAGCGCGGTTATTGCGCACCGACGGGAAAGGAGCCGAGTCAATGCTTGTGCTTTCACGGCATCGAGATGAGACAATCATCATCGGCGACGAGGTGGAGATCACCGTTGTAGACATCCGGGGCGATAAAGTCCGTCTTGGGATATCTGCACCATCCACCGTCGACGTCCATAGAAAAGAAGTGTATCTCGCGATCCAGGTAGAGAACCACGACGCTCGCGAGTCAGGAATCAATGAGCAGACAGATCTCTCCGGTCTTGGATCGCTGCTGAAAAAATCACTGCAGGACCACAACCCCATGCGTATCAAATCAATTGCTGTGCCTTGCTCGCCCGGCGATGATTCTGGCACGCCACTTGCGACTGATATTGCTGACCCCTGCAATGGGCAGGGCACGCCGCACGATCAGCGCATCATCAAGACTCTGACAGGACATTGATAGCCGCTCAAGGATGAGCACTGAGCCGTTCACGGAGGAGCCATATGTCACGCATTAATAGCAACATCCCGTCGATGACTGCCCAAGTCAATCTTGCGCAGAACAATCGTGATCTTGACGTCCGGTTGCAGCGTCTTGCGACAGGGTTGCGCATCAATCGCGGTGCGGATGATCCCGCAGGCTTGATCGTATCTGAACGTCTGCGTTCGGATATCCGCGGTGCAGAACAGGGAATAAAGAACTCTGAGCGAGCCAGTTCAGTTATCGCGACTACGGAAGGCGCGATCTCGGAGATCAACGAACTGCTCAACTCGATTCGCTCACTCGTTGTAGAAGCTGCCAATACTGGAGCATTCTCCAAAGAGGAACGCGAGGCAAACCAGTTGCAGATCGACTCGGCAATCGACTCGATCACACGTATCGCAAATACAGCAAACTTTGGTGGTCTCAAACTGCTCAATGGCGAACGGGACTACCAGCTTTCAGGGCTTGCAACATCCGCAATATCACACGCGAAGATCCTGGGTGCAAGCTTCATCGGTGGAAGTAGCGTGCCCGTTGAAGTTGACGTGCTCGCCTCAGCCCAGACAGGTGCGCTGTATTTG
Coding sequences:
- the csrA gene encoding carbon storage regulator CsrA, producing MLVLSRHRDETIIIGDEVEITVVDIRGDKVRLGISAPSTVDVHRKEVYLAIQVENHDARESGINEQTDLSGLGSLLKKSLQDHNPMRIKSIAVPCSPGDDSGTPLATDIADPCNGQGTPHDQRIIKTLTGH